A genomic window from Flavobacterium azooxidireducens includes:
- a CDS encoding helix-turn-helix transcriptional regulator, which produces MHDETPKRFDRIVAILIQLQSKKIVKAHELAKRFDVSLRTIYRDIRTLEASGVPIYSEAGLGYSLLEGYRLPPVMFTREEAESFIAAEKLMEKFSDKLIGDQYASAMFKLKAVLKSADKDWVSTIESNVVMQPLEKTFPKQAPHALAFIFRSIADKTQLILDYQAFEADENTARTIEPVGVFHDHNNWYVLGYCHLRNDYRQFRTDRIHNIKKTENAFTKEHEALEFYLNKDKEEYPTTKVVISIEKKMAKYLSGERKYHGFVSEKVVGNNVEMTFLCKDIQDGFPRFFLMFGDFAKIIEPEQLKVRVLELMELIKEKMLK; this is translated from the coding sequence ATGCACGACGAAACCCCAAAACGCTTTGACCGCATTGTCGCCATTCTCATCCAATTACAATCCAAAAAGATTGTAAAAGCACACGAATTGGCCAAACGTTTTGACGTAAGTTTGCGAACCATTTACCGCGATATTAGAACGTTAGAAGCTTCGGGAGTGCCCATTTACAGCGAAGCCGGTTTGGGTTATTCTTTGTTAGAAGGTTATCGGTTACCGCCAGTCATGTTCACCCGCGAAGAAGCCGAAAGTTTTATTGCTGCCGAAAAACTTATGGAAAAATTTTCAGATAAATTAATCGGAGATCAATATGCTTCGGCGATGTTTAAGTTGAAAGCGGTATTGAAAAGTGCCGATAAAGATTGGGTTTCTACCATCGAATCCAATGTGGTCATGCAGCCATTAGAAAAAACATTTCCTAAACAAGCTCCACATGCATTGGCTTTTATTTTTCGAAGTATTGCGGACAAAACGCAATTAATTTTGGATTATCAAGCTTTTGAAGCCGATGAAAATACCGCCAGAACCATCGAACCAGTGGGTGTTTTTCACGACCACAACAATTGGTATGTGTTGGGCTATTGCCATTTGCGGAACGATTACCGCCAATTTAGAACCGACCGCATTCACAACATTAAAAAAACGGAAAACGCTTTCACGAAAGAACACGAAGCATTGGAATTTTATTTGAATAAAGACAAAGAAGAATATCCCACCACAAAAGTCGTTATTTCTATTGAAAAGAAAATGGCAAAATACCTTTCCGGCGAACGAAAATACCACGGATTTGTCTCCGAAAAAGTAGTTGGTAATAACGTAGAAATGACTTTTTTATGCAAAGATATTCAAGATGGTTTCCCTAGATTTTTTCTAATGTTTGGTGATTTTGCTAAAATTATTGAACCCGAACAGTTAAAAGTTAGAGTGTTAGAGTTAATGGAATTAATAAAAGAAAAAATGCTAAAGTAA
- the lepA gene encoding translation elongation factor 4 encodes MKNIRNFCIIAHIDHGKSTLADRLLGATQTVTAREEKAQLLDNMDLERERGITIKSHAIQMEYTYKGEKYILNLIDTPGHVDFSYEVSRSIAACEGALLIVDAAQSIQAQTISNLYLALENDLEIIPVLNKVDLPSANPEEVSDDIIDLLGCKLEDIIHASGKTGFGVENILAAIIEKIPAPKGNVDEPLQALIFDSHYNPFRGIEVIFRVKNGEIKKGQKIKFMATGNEYFADEVGTLKLNQVPKNVISTGDVGYLISGIKEAKEVKVGDTLTDAKNPTTNMITGFEDVKPMVFAGIYPVDTEDYEDLRASMEKLQLNDASLVFLPESSAALGFGFRCGFLGMLHMEIIQERLEREFDMTVITTVPNVSYHAYTKKEPDTILIVNNPSDLPEPSKLDRVEEPYIKATIITKSDFVGNVMSLCIEKRGVITNQTYLTTERVELNFDMPLAEIVFDFYDRLKTVSKGYASFDYSPIGMRTSKLVKLDVLLNAQSVDALSALIHEDNAYNIGKKMCEKLRELIPRQQFDIPIQAAIGAKIIARETIKALRKDVTAKCYGGDISRKRKLLEKQKKGKKRMRQVGNVEIPQEAFMAVLKLND; translated from the coding sequence ATGAAGAACATACGAAATTTTTGCATTATTGCTCACATTGACCACGGGAAAAGTACGTTGGCCGATCGTTTATTGGGGGCTACTCAAACGGTGACGGCTCGTGAGGAAAAGGCTCAGTTACTGGACAACATGGATTTGGAGCGTGAACGTGGGATTACGATTAAGAGTCATGCGATTCAAATGGAATATACATACAAAGGCGAGAAATATATTTTGAATTTGATTGATACGCCCGGACACGTTGATTTTTCGTATGAAGTTTCGCGATCCATTGCCGCTTGTGAAGGGGCTTTGTTGATTGTGGATGCGGCACAAAGTATTCAGGCTCAAACGATTTCCAATTTATATTTGGCTTTAGAAAACGACTTGGAAATTATTCCGGTGTTGAATAAAGTGGATTTGCCAAGTGCCAATCCGGAGGAAGTGAGCGACGATATTATTGATTTATTAGGTTGTAAATTAGAGGATATTATTCACGCGTCGGGTAAGACCGGTTTTGGTGTAGAAAATATTTTGGCTGCGATTATTGAAAAAATTCCCGCTCCAAAAGGAAATGTTGATGAACCGTTGCAGGCGTTGATTTTTGACTCGCATTACAATCCGTTTCGTGGTATTGAAGTAATTTTCCGTGTGAAAAACGGTGAAATTAAAAAAGGTCAGAAGATTAAATTTATGGCCACCGGAAACGAATATTTTGCGGATGAAGTTGGGACGTTGAAGTTGAATCAAGTTCCGAAAAATGTGATTTCAACCGGTGATGTAGGCTATTTAATTTCGGGAATTAAAGAGGCAAAAGAAGTAAAAGTAGGTGATACATTGACCGATGCTAAAAACCCTACTACTAATATGATTACAGGTTTTGAGGATGTGAAACCAATGGTTTTTGCCGGAATTTATCCTGTTGACACCGAAGACTATGAAGATTTACGAGCTTCGATGGAAAAATTACAATTGAACGATGCGTCGTTGGTGTTTTTACCGGAAAGTTCTGCTGCTCTTGGTTTTGGTTTCCGTTGTGGATTTTTAGGAATGTTGCATATGGAGATTATTCAGGAACGTTTGGAGCGTGAGTTTGATATGACTGTGATTACAACGGTTCCCAACGTTTCGTATCACGCATACACGAAGAAAGAACCGGATACAATTTTGATTGTAAACAATCCTTCCGATTTGCCGGAGCCATCTAAATTGGACCGTGTGGAAGAACCGTATATCAAAGCAACCATCATTACCAAATCGGATTTTGTGGGGAATGTGATGAGTTTGTGTATTGAAAAACGCGGTGTGATTACGAATCAAACCTATTTAACGACAGAAAGAGTTGAGTTGAATTTTGATATGCCGTTGGCCGAAATTGTATTTGATTTTTATGACCGTTTGAAAACGGTTTCTAAAGGATATGCTTCGTTTGACTACTCACCTATTGGGATGAGAACGTCAAAATTAGTAAAATTAGATGTGTTGTTGAATGCTCAATCGGTGGATGCTTTGTCGGCTTTGATTCACGAAGACAATGCCTATAATATTGGTAAGAAAATGTGTGAAAAACTGCGTGAATTGATTCCGAGACAACAGTTTGACATTCCGATTCAAGCGGCAATTGGTGCGAAGATTATTGCTCGTGAAACGATTAAAGCGTTGCGAAAAGACGTGACCGCCAAATGTTATGGTGGAGATATTTCCCGTAAACGAAAACTGTTGGAAAAACAGAAAAAAGGAAAAAAGAGAATGCGTCAGGTTGGTAATGTAGAGATTCCGCAAGAGGCGTTTATGGCGGTGTTGAAGTTGAATGATTAA
- a CDS encoding helix-turn-helix domain-containing protein, producing the protein MINVFLQKEFGDRIKQLRLQKKISQEKLSFLTGFHRTYIGMIERGERNISLSNMAVFAKVFEVNLSELLDLKIINPNHNYKNYEIKSEK; encoded by the coding sequence ATGATAAATGTATTTCTGCAAAAAGAATTTGGAGACAGAATTAAGCAACTAAGACTTCAAAAAAAAATCAGCCAAGAAAAATTATCTTTTTTAACTGGTTTTCACAGAACTTATATCGGAATGATTGAGAGAGGCGAAAGAAATATTTCACTTTCAAATATGGCTGTATTTGCAAAAGTTTTTGAAGTTAATCTTTCTGAACTTTTAGATTTAAAAATTATAAATCCAAATCATAATTATAAAAATTATGAAATAAAATCAGAAAAGTAA
- a CDS encoding HigA family addiction module antitoxin, whose amino-acid sequence MYAILKYIKGIHPGKIIDRELKKQNSNQRQLALAVGEHPQTLNAIINGKRNINTSLAIKIEDKLGLEEGFLMTLQAHYDIKIIKKDESYKPNLSKLRKNTFWDTTLDKIDWKLMRRAVITRVFAYGTKEEQEEIIRFYGKDEVERINKLFPAKR is encoded by the coding sequence ATGTATGCTATCCTTAAATATATAAAAGGGATTCATCCCGGAAAAATAATTGACAGAGAACTGAAAAAACAAAACAGCAATCAACGTCAATTGGCATTGGCTGTAGGTGAACATCCACAAACACTTAATGCGATAATTAACGGTAAGCGAAACATAAATACTTCTTTGGCTATAAAAATTGAAGATAAATTAGGTTTAGAAGAAGGTTTTTTGATGACACTTCAGGCTCATTATGATATTAAAATTATCAAGAAAGATGAATCGTATAAACCCAATTTGTCTAAATTAAGAAAAAATACATTTTGGGATACTACTCTCGATAAAATAGATTGGAAGTTAATGAGACGTGCTGTTATTACACGAGTATTTGCCTATGGTACAAAAGAAGAACAAGAAGAAATCATTCGATTTTATGGAAAGGATGAAGTAGAAAGAATTAATAAATTATTTCCTGCTAAAAGATAA
- a CDS encoding nucleotidyl transferase AbiEii/AbiGii toxin family protein gives MFWNTVSPLLKSILSDLMNEEIFSHFRLVGGTALSLQFGHRLSVDIDLFTDDEYGSIDFKKIRDFLENKYPYCNYRDVDLISFGTYFEVGLSKDDFVKIDVYYTDNFVFNELIIDNVRMATSEEIIAMKLDVINNKGRKKDFWDIHYFLENYELSQFIELFEKRYPYGNSKTLKNQLLDFELADTDFNPICLLNKEWELIKYDFVEKFT, from the coding sequence ATGTTTTGGAATACTGTTTCACCGTTACTAAAATCCATTTTATCAGATTTGATGAATGAAGAAATATTTTCACACTTTCGTTTGGTTGGAGGAACTGCATTAAGTTTACAATTTGGGCATCGTTTATCAGTTGATATTGATTTATTTACTGATGATGAGTATGGTTCTATCGATTTTAAAAAAATTAGAGATTTTTTAGAAAATAAATATCCCTATTGCAATTACAGAGATGTTGATTTAATTTCATTTGGCACCTATTTTGAAGTTGGCTTATCAAAAGATGATTTTGTAAAAATTGATGTTTATTACACCGATAATTTTGTTTTTAATGAATTGATTATTGACAACGTAAGAATGGCAACTTCAGAAGAAATAATTGCTATGAAATTGGATGTCATTAATAACAAAGGAAGAAAAAAAGACTTTTGGGATATTCATTATTTCTTAGAGAATTATGAGCTTTCTCAATTTATTGAGTTATTTGAAAAGCGATATCCATACGGTAATAGTAAAACATTAAAAAATCAGTTATTAGATTTTGAATTAGCAGATACCGACTTTAATCCTATATGTTTACTAAACAAAGAATGGGAATTGATAAAATATGATTTTGTGGAGAAATTTACTTAA
- the proC gene encoding pyrroline-5-carboxylate reductase, producing MNIHIIGGGNLGVAIAVGLANFSKGNHITITRRNTAQIQHLSQNGITISSNNIENIDKADLIILTIKPYQIDTVLNEILPHISNKIIASAVSGVSLETLQQKTKGAHPIVRIMPNIAAQFAESATCISFSEQNKEAGEQVVSLFNHLGTAIVIEEKLMDAATVLGACGTAYALRYIRASMQAGIEIGFDAQTALAIASQTAKGAAKMALEEKIHPEQLIDRVTTPQGCTIVGLNEMEHRGFSSALIRGIKTSLQKIKE from the coding sequence ATGAACATTCACATCATCGGAGGAGGTAACTTAGGCGTTGCCATAGCAGTAGGGTTAGCCAATTTTTCCAAAGGAAATCACATCACAATTACCCGCAGAAATACAGCTCAAATTCAACATCTTTCACAAAACGGAATCACTATTTCTTCCAACAATATCGAAAACATTGATAAAGCTGATTTAATTATTCTTACCATCAAACCCTATCAAATCGACACGGTTTTAAACGAAATCCTGCCGCATATTTCCAATAAAATTATCGCTTCGGCGGTGAGTGGCGTTTCGTTGGAAACCTTACAACAAAAAACAAAAGGAGCACATCCCATTGTTCGAATTATGCCCAACATCGCCGCTCAATTTGCCGAAAGTGCCACGTGTATTTCTTTTTCAGAACAAAATAAAGAAGCTGGTGAACAAGTTGTCTCCTTATTCAACCACCTCGGAACTGCCATCGTGATTGAAGAAAAACTGATGGATGCCGCCACCGTTCTCGGTGCGTGCGGAACTGCGTATGCGTTGCGATACATCCGTGCTTCAATGCAAGCCGGAATTGAAATCGGTTTTGATGCTCAAACTGCTTTAGCTATCGCATCACAAACCGCAAAAGGTGCAGCTAAAATGGCTTTGGAAGAAAAAATTCATCCTGAACAATTAATTGACAGAGTAACCACACCGCAAGGTTGCACAATTGTTGGATTAAACGAAATGGAACATCGCGGATTTAGTTCTGCTTTAATTCGTGGAATAAAAACTTCGTTGCAAAAGATTAAGGAGTAA